A window of the Coprobacter fastidiosus genome harbors these coding sequences:
- the pyrI gene encoding aspartate carbamoyltransferase regulatory subunit has product MMAIHKKELEVAALENGTVIDHIPSNQLFKVVSLLGLEHLNKSITIGNNLISKKIGHKGIIKIADTFFKEEEINKIALIAPNAKINIIRDYQVTEKRVVTLPDELTGIIRCNNPKCITNNEPMNTVFRVINKETVEVKCKYCERAISQKDIEIR; this is encoded by the coding sequence ATCATGGCTATACATAAAAAAGAGCTCGAAGTAGCTGCATTGGAAAACGGAACGGTTATCGATCATATTCCTTCAAACCAACTGTTCAAAGTCGTTTCACTCCTCGGATTAGAACATCTAAACAAAAGTATTACTATCGGAAATAATCTGATAAGTAAAAAAATAGGACATAAAGGAATTATCAAAATCGCTGATACGTTCTTCAAAGAAGAAGAGATCAATAAAATCGCATTAATAGCTCCGAATGCAAAGATCAATATCATCAGAGACTATCAGGTAACCGAAAAAAGAGTCGTTACCCTACCTGATGAATTAACAGGCATTATCCGTTGCAATAACCCTAAATGCATCACCAACAACGAACCGATGAATACGGTCTTTCGTGTCATTAATAAAGAAACCGTTGAAGTAAAATGCAAATATTGCGAACGGGCTATTTCTCAAAAAGATATAGAAATTCGTTAA
- a CDS encoding glycosyl hydrolase 2 galactose-binding domain-containing protein produces the protein MIQKIKRSSLTGFLRYWGILFFCVGGTLQGQNIVSPISFVPDNSVQVRNLALNRAAYHSSCSNFDYTAHLITDGNTDVQGDSKITVQYSDFPSGESPENLFDGSPNSKYLTFHSEGWIQYEFANEASYIIDRYVLTSANDDEKRDPKNWTFSGSNDGKNWTLLDMRSDIRFNKRKESLSFTVKNTSAYRMYRLDITENRGDNRTQLSEIDLFEKNVSRIDRSVFSSKWESAGKEDQWVYIDLGTICRINKVKLFWGEEFARSYQIQFSTDKRNWRSLYSTNEGKGGIEEIKLTTATAKYVRLYMTDGISEHYSLAEMEVYGTGGVIPKQMAVPYMGKEGAYYLTGGNWKVQRASLVKLDGLEVSDPVFDDRDWIIATVPGTVLTSYLNIGAIPDPNFGDQQLQISDAFFTADFWYRTTFIVPNKYKGKRIWLNFNGINWKADVFVNGHRVGDIKGAFIRGKFDITPYVVSGEKACIAVYIHKNDTPGQITVQSLNSAGKNGGVLGADNPTIHASVGWDWLPTMRGRNIGIQDDVFISATNDVSLIDPFIISDLPLPDLSSADLTLRVELQNHSDRACKGKLMGIINPGNIRFSRSVSLNAFEHKDLVLDKNTLPQLCIENPDLWWPNGYGEQNMYSLELSFVANGGVSDKKTIPFGIREMSYDDSDGVLKTYVNGTRIFFRGGNWGLSESMLRLDKEGYDVRVRLHKEENFNMIRNWVGMTGDEDFYRACDKYGVMVWDDFWLANPGDGPNPNDEKMFMKNAVDKIKHFRNHPSIALYCGRNEGNPPETLNKALREQTSLLDGTRLYIPHSATGTVSGFGPYSVQNPRHYFKIRTHRKLHSEMGMPNIPSIESMKKMLPEDKYWPVNDVWGLHDFCIHSAQGASGFMNAVNRYGKASDLQDFCKKAQMVNMENHKAMFESFVGAQSNGMLMWMSQSAWPSTVWQTYDYYLDQTAGYYGCKKALEPLHILWDSQLDKVKVANNTRQGYKNLIAEVLIYNMDGTLMLRDSVRLDSGSDTVTDCMSIVYPKKLSPVHFIKLELKDGNKIIADNFYWRGNEYQEYSDLSNMFPADLQYSLYWEKSGGKVFLTVDIKNVGKNIALMTRLKVLRDRSKERVLPVYYSDNYFSLLPGETKQVILEFNAKDLQGENPVLGIEGWNIDYMEIVEF, from the coding sequence GTGATTCAAAAAATAAAAAGATCTTCTCTCACCGGATTTTTGAGATATTGGGGTATATTATTCTTTTGTGTGGGAGGAACTTTGCAAGGTCAAAATATAGTTTCCCCTATATCGTTTGTCCCGGATAATTCTGTGCAAGTCCGTAATTTAGCATTGAATAGGGCTGCTTATCATTCTTCATGTTCGAATTTTGATTATACGGCTCATTTAATTACTGATGGAAATACGGATGTTCAGGGAGATTCGAAAATTACGGTACAATATTCAGATTTTCCATCTGGAGAATCTCCTGAAAATCTGTTTGACGGATCACCGAATTCAAAATATTTGACATTCCATTCGGAGGGTTGGATTCAGTATGAATTTGCAAATGAAGCGTCTTATATAATAGATCGTTATGTCTTGACTTCTGCCAATGATGATGAAAAAAGAGATCCGAAAAATTGGACATTTTCGGGATCGAATGATGGTAAGAATTGGACTTTGTTAGATATGCGTTCCGATATTCGTTTTAACAAACGGAAAGAGTCTCTTTCTTTTACAGTAAAGAACACGAGTGCGTATAGAATGTATAGGCTCGATATTACAGAAAATAGAGGGGACAACCGTACTCAATTGTCTGAGATAGACTTGTTCGAGAAAAATGTCAGTCGAATCGATCGGTCTGTTTTTTCGAGTAAATGGGAGAGTGCCGGAAAGGAGGATCAATGGGTTTATATTGATTTGGGGACGATTTGTCGGATCAATAAAGTAAAGTTGTTTTGGGGAGAAGAGTTTGCACGGTCATATCAAATTCAATTTTCTACTGATAAACGCAATTGGCGTTCGCTGTATTCAACGAATGAGGGAAAAGGAGGGATAGAAGAAATAAAACTGACTACGGCAACTGCGAAATATGTGAGGCTATATATGACAGACGGTATTTCGGAGCATTATTCTTTGGCAGAGATGGAAGTTTATGGGACGGGAGGAGTAATCCCGAAACAAATGGCTGTTCCGTATATGGGAAAAGAAGGGGCTTATTATTTGACCGGAGGAAATTGGAAAGTGCAGCGTGCAAGTTTGGTGAAATTAGATGGTCTTGAGGTTTCTGATCCGGTATTTGATGACCGGGATTGGATCATCGCTACAGTTCCGGGAACGGTGTTGACCAGTTATTTGAATATAGGAGCTATTCCCGATCCTAATTTTGGAGATCAACAACTGCAAATATCAGATGCTTTTTTTACTGCAGATTTTTGGTATCGTACAACTTTTATTGTTCCTAATAAGTATAAAGGGAAAAGAATCTGGCTTAATTTTAACGGAATTAATTGGAAAGCCGATGTTTTTGTAAACGGACATCGTGTTGGAGATATAAAGGGTGCTTTTATTCGTGGAAAATTCGATATAACTCCTTATGTCGTTTCAGGTGAAAAGGCGTGTATTGCAGTATATATTCATAAAAATGATACTCCGGGACAGATAACTGTACAAAGTTTAAATAGTGCCGGGAAAAATGGAGGAGTGCTGGGAGCTGATAATCCGACGATTCACGCCAGTGTGGGCTGGGATTGGTTACCGACGATGCGAGGTAGAAATATAGGAATACAGGATGATGTGTTTATTTCGGCTACCAACGATGTTTCTTTGATTGATCCTTTTATTATATCGGATTTGCCTTTGCCAGATTTGTCCTCTGCTGATTTGACTTTAAGAGTCGAATTACAAAATCATTCGGACAGGGCTTGTAAGGGAAAATTGATGGGAATAATCAATCCGGGAAATATCCGTTTTAGCCGGAGCGTGTCATTGAATGCTTTTGAACATAAAGATTTGGTCTTGGATAAAAATACCTTGCCTCAGTTATGTATCGAAAATCCCGATTTGTGGTGGCCTAACGGTTATGGTGAACAGAATATGTACTCGCTCGAATTATCTTTTGTGGCGAACGGAGGTGTATCCGATAAGAAAACTATACCTTTCGGAATACGGGAGATGAGTTATGATGATAGTGACGGTGTCTTGAAAACGTATGTAAACGGTACTCGTATATTTTTCAGAGGGGGCAATTGGGGACTTAGCGAGTCTATGCTTCGATTGGATAAAGAGGGATATGATGTTCGGGTTCGTTTACATAAGGAAGAAAATTTCAATATGATCCGTAATTGGGTAGGAATGACTGGAGATGAGGATTTTTATCGGGCTTGTGATAAATATGGAGTTATGGTTTGGGATGATTTTTGGTTAGCTAATCCGGGAGATGGCCCTAATCCGAATGATGAAAAGATGTTTATGAAGAATGCTGTCGATAAAATAAAACATTTTAGAAATCATCCTTCGATAGCTTTGTATTGCGGACGCAATGAGGGTAATCCTCCGGAAACATTAAATAAGGCGTTGCGAGAGCAGACATCTTTGTTGGACGGAACTCGTTTGTATATACCTCATTCTGCGACCGGTACGGTTTCTGGATTTGGACCTTACAGCGTTCAGAATCCGAGGCATTATTTTAAGATAAGAACGCATAGGAAACTTCACTCGGAGATGGGAATGCCTAATATCCCCTCAATAGAAAGTATGAAGAAGATGTTGCCGGAAGATAAATATTGGCCGGTGAATGATGTCTGGGGGCTACATGATTTTTGTATTCATTCGGCGCAAGGTGCATCCGGTTTTATGAATGCAGTGAACCGTTATGGCAAGGCCTCAGATTTGCAGGATTTTTGCAAGAAAGCGCAGATGGTCAATATGGAAAATCATAAGGCTATGTTCGAATCTTTTGTCGGTGCTCAGAGTAATGGTATGTTAATGTGGATGAGTCAGTCTGCATGGCCGAGCACTGTATGGCAGACTTATGATTATTACCTTGATCAGACAGCCGGTTATTATGGTTGTAAAAAAGCTTTAGAACCGTTACATATTCTGTGGGATAGTCAGCTTGATAAAGTCAAAGTTGCGAATAATACTCGCCAAGGATATAAAAATTTGATTGCAGAAGTGCTTATCTATAATATGGACGGTACTTTGATGTTGCGAGATTCTGTACGACTGGATTCCGGATCTGATACCGTTACGGATTGCATGTCTATCGTTTATCCGAAAAAACTTTCTCCGGTTCATTTTATAAAATTGGAACTGAAAGACGGAAATAAAATTATTGCCGATAATTTTTACTGGAGGGGAAATGAGTATCAAGAGTATTCCGATTTGTCGAATATGTTTCCGGCCGACCTGCAATATAGTCTTTATTGGGAAAAAAGTGGAGGAAAGGTATTTTTGACGGTCGATATTAAAAATGTAGGAAAGAATATTGCGTTGATGACTCGTTTGAAAGTTTTGCGTGATAGATCAAAAGAACGGGTGCTTCCGGTTTATTATAGTGATAATTATTTTTCTTTATTACCGGGAGAGACCAAGCAAGTGATTCTTGAGTTTAATGCAAAAGATTTACAAGGAGAGAATCCTGTCTTAGGTATAGAAGGTTGGAATATCGATTATATGGAAATTGTAGAATTTTAG
- a CDS encoding flavin reductase family protein, translated as MANRKKQNWKPGTMIYPLPAVLVSCGNRPEQYNLFTVSWVGTICTNPPMCYISVRPERHSYSILKENKEFVINLTTENMARATDWCGIRSGKDYNKFAESELTPVPSEKIAAPYIEESPLCIECKVKEIVNLGSHDMFISEVVNVIADEQFINPENGAFDLEKARLLVYSHGHYYGIGKEIGKFGWSVQKKKKKK; from the coding sequence ATGGCAAACAGGAAAAAACAGAATTGGAAACCGGGTACGATGATTTATCCGTTACCTGCGGTATTGGTCAGTTGCGGGAACCGTCCGGAACAGTATAATTTATTTACCGTAAGCTGGGTAGGAACTATCTGCACCAATCCGCCAATGTGTTATATATCCGTACGTCCCGAACGACATTCATACTCTATTTTAAAGGAGAACAAGGAATTTGTCATTAATCTGACAACAGAAAATATGGCAAGAGCAACCGACTGGTGCGGTATTCGATCTGGAAAAGATTATAATAAATTTGCAGAAAGCGAGCTGACTCCCGTTCCTTCAGAAAAAATAGCTGCTCCCTATATTGAAGAATCGCCTTTATGCATAGAATGTAAAGTTAAGGAAATCGTGAACTTAGGTTCTCATGATATGTTTATATCAGAGGTTGTCAACGTTATTGCCGACGAGCAATTCATTAATCCCGAAAACGGAGCTTTCGATCTCGAAAAAGCTCGATTATTGGTTTATTCGCACGGTCATTATTACGGGATCGGCAAAGAAATAGGTAAGTTCGGTTGGTCGGTACAAAAAAAGAAAAAGAAGAAATGA
- a CDS encoding porin family protein, which yields MRLYILFLFCTYLFFTGTVSAQSGMSPKKLFNWGVRIGVNAPFVDMRKSQINGIKIEEPSTNSKMGILISLFARTNFNKHYLQLEAETHYMRYRMSPRPESVITDGSIGYMEGITVGNRIYSLDIPLLYGYNFIKQGPYELSFFAGPKLKYLYKKKSELSAPETYEFVMDEHIRPLTANFVLGLGTSISRFFIDFRYEFGITNLTHPTTYVLYKDGINISEGNIYLKRGINLLSFSVGIIL from the coding sequence ATGAGACTGTACATTCTATTTTTATTCTGTACATATTTATTTTTTACCGGTACGGTATCGGCACAGTCCGGTATGTCCCCAAAAAAATTATTCAATTGGGGAGTCCGTATCGGAGTAAACGCCCCTTTCGTCGATATGCGAAAAAGTCAAATCAACGGTATAAAAATAGAAGAACCGTCAACAAATTCAAAAATGGGGATTCTCATATCCCTGTTTGCCCGAACCAATTTCAATAAACATTATCTTCAACTCGAAGCAGAAACGCATTATATGCGTTATCGGATGAGTCCGAGACCCGAATCGGTCATTACCGACGGATCTATCGGGTACATGGAAGGAATAACGGTCGGTAATAGAATTTATTCTTTAGACATACCTTTATTATACGGATATAACTTCATCAAACAAGGTCCGTACGAGTTGTCTTTTTTTGCTGGTCCAAAACTTAAATATCTATATAAGAAAAAGAGCGAACTCTCCGCACCGGAAACGTATGAATTTGTCATGGATGAACACATCCGTCCGTTAACTGCAAATTTCGTTTTGGGACTTGGAACATCCATCTCTCGCTTTTTTATCGATTTTCGCTATGAATTCGGAATTACAAACCTCACACATCCTACGACATACGTCCTCTATAAAGACGGAATAAATATATCAGAAGGAAACATTTATTTAAAAAGAGGTATTAATCTTCTCAGTTTTTCGGTCGGTATTATTTTATAA
- a CDS encoding KamA family radical SAM protein, which produces MKQKKILTLTLSQLKQLYKQELPALISIVQNSPNEEKFKIQLNAFIDTIPTNNTQETIKMLIDYDGKSIFELSTGQNIQIKTISLLYRFLTENLNDEETPTDLFIDLYFLFKGSENNYTSPSLQQIKKRTHRWESGLDKKVIEIREQNKERILHILIQKIENRKTASRYHFESDLNYNEKYELVKEWWNDFRFHLSTAVKSPKELNRFLGNSLSDETMYLLQRAKKIGMPFFVTPYYLSLLNINEEGYNDISIRSYILYSPELVETYGHIKAWEKEDIVKDGRPNAAGWLLPEGHNIHRRYPEVAILIPDTMGRACGGLCASCQRMYDFQSERLNFEFENLRPKESWEKKLKRLMDYFETDTQLRDILITGGDALMSQNKTLRNILEAVYRMAVRKRKANKNRPEGEKYAELQRIRLGSRLLAYLPMRIDQELIDILKEFKEKASAIGVKQFIIQTHFQTPLEVTPEAKNAIRKILSAGWLITNQLVYTVAASRRGHTTRLRQILNHLGVVCYYTFSVKGFNENHAVFTPNSRSLQEQHEEKIYGNLSAEQAKELCSILESGENTANSLRSFLSKYHLPFAATDRNVLNLPGIGKSMTFQTIGITEDGKRILRFDHDHTRKHSPIIDKMEYVYIKENKSIAEYLRQLIKIGEDAEDYATIWKYYQGETEPRFKLYEYPELPFQVTKQISNLIIN; this is translated from the coding sequence ATGAAACAGAAAAAAATACTAACTCTCACACTCTCTCAACTAAAGCAACTATATAAACAAGAACTTCCTGCACTTATATCAATCGTGCAAAATAGTCCCAATGAAGAAAAATTCAAGATACAATTAAATGCATTTATAGATACTATACCGACAAACAATACTCAAGAAACGATCAAAATGTTGATAGACTACGATGGAAAATCTATCTTCGAACTCTCTACGGGACAAAACATCCAAATAAAAACAATCTCTCTCTTATATCGATTTCTCACAGAAAATTTAAACGACGAAGAAACTCCAACAGATTTATTCATCGATCTATATTTTCTATTTAAAGGATCAGAAAACAATTATACCTCCCCATCTTTACAACAAATCAAAAAACGTACACACCGATGGGAAAGCGGTCTGGATAAGAAAGTAATAGAAATTCGGGAACAAAACAAAGAACGAATTTTACATATTCTGATACAAAAAATCGAAAATAGGAAAACTGCGTCTCGTTATCATTTCGAATCTGACCTAAACTATAATGAAAAATACGAACTTGTCAAAGAATGGTGGAACGACTTCAGATTTCATCTTTCGACAGCCGTAAAAAGTCCCAAAGAACTGAATAGATTTTTAGGAAATTCTCTCTCTGACGAAACCATGTATCTATTGCAACGGGCAAAAAAAATCGGAATGCCATTCTTTGTCACTCCGTATTATCTTTCACTATTAAATATAAATGAAGAAGGATATAATGATATTTCTATACGTAGTTATATCTTATATTCTCCCGAACTAGTCGAAACATACGGCCATATAAAAGCTTGGGAAAAAGAAGATATTGTAAAAGACGGAAGGCCAAATGCTGCCGGGTGGTTGCTTCCTGAAGGTCATAATATTCACAGACGTTATCCGGAAGTGGCAATTCTCATACCTGATACAATGGGACGAGCCTGTGGAGGTTTATGTGCGTCTTGTCAAAGAATGTATGATTTTCAAAGTGAACGGCTAAACTTCGAATTCGAAAATTTACGCCCGAAAGAAAGCTGGGAGAAAAAACTCAAACGACTAATGGACTATTTCGAAACGGATACTCAATTACGCGATATACTCATTACCGGAGGCGATGCATTAATGAGTCAGAACAAAACTTTACGCAATATATTAGAAGCGGTTTACCGAATGGCTGTCCGTAAACGTAAAGCAAACAAAAATCGTCCTGAAGGAGAAAAATATGCAGAGCTGCAACGCATCCGGTTAGGATCACGTCTTCTGGCTTATTTGCCGATGCGCATCGACCAAGAATTGATCGACATACTTAAAGAGTTCAAAGAAAAAGCTTCCGCAATCGGTGTCAAGCAATTTATTATACAAACACATTTTCAAACACCGCTTGAAGTCACTCCCGAAGCTAAAAATGCTATCCGAAAAATACTATCCGCCGGATGGTTGATTACTAACCAGCTCGTATATACAGTGGCTGCTTCCCGCCGAGGACACACAACTCGTCTTCGCCAGATTCTTAATCATTTAGGAGTAGTCTGTTACTATACCTTTTCGGTAAAAGGATTTAACGAGAATCATGCCGTATTTACTCCTAACAGCCGTTCCTTGCAAGAACAACACGAAGAAAAAATTTATGGCAACCTTTCTGCCGAGCAAGCAAAAGAATTGTGTTCTATCCTCGAATCCGGAGAAAATACAGCGAATAGTCTCCGTTCTTTCTTGAGCAAATATCATCTACCTTTTGCCGCTACAGACAGAAATGTGTTAAATCTCCCGGGAATAGGTAAAAGCATGACATTCCAAACGATCGGAATTACTGAAGATGGGAAACGAATATTACGCTTCGATCACGATCATACCCGTAAACACAGTCCGATTATCGATAAAATGGAATATGTCTATATCAAAGAAAACAAATCTATTGCAGAATATTTGCGCCAGCTCATAAAAATAGGAGAAGATGCCGAAGATTATGCAACAATCTGGAAATATTATCAAGGAGAAACAGAACCCCGTTTCAAACTCTATGAATATCCGGAACTTCCATTTCAAGTAACAAAACAAATCAGTAATTTGATTATAAACTAA
- the pyrB gene encoding aspartate carbamoyltransferase, protein MRKESLVSITDYSKEEILDLLEQARKFEENPNRKVLEGKVIATLFFEPSTRTRLSFETAVNRLGGRIIGFSDASTTSSTKGETLKDTIMMVSNYVDLIIMRHYLDGAARYASEVSSIPIINAGDGANQHPSQTMLDLYSIYKTQGTLENLNITMVGDLKYGRTVHSLLMAMSHFKPTFHFVAPEELKMPEEYKIYCDKLGIPYQEHQDFTEEVINQADILYMTRVQRERFTDLMEYEKVKNVYTLHNQMLENSKPNLRILHPLPRVNEIAYDVDDNPKAYYFEQAKNGLYARQAIICKVLGIEI, encoded by the coding sequence ATGAGAAAAGAGAGTTTAGTATCTATCACCGACTACTCTAAGGAAGAAATTCTGGATCTGCTGGAACAAGCAAGAAAATTTGAAGAAAACCCAAACAGAAAAGTATTGGAAGGAAAAGTGATTGCAACCCTATTTTTTGAACCATCTACACGTACCCGACTTAGTTTCGAAACGGCAGTAAACCGATTGGGAGGGAGAATTATCGGTTTTTCCGATGCATCTACTACGAGTTCGACCAAGGGCGAAACCCTTAAAGATACGATAATGATGGTTAGTAATTATGTAGATCTCATCATTATGCGTCATTATTTAGACGGAGCCGCTCGATATGCATCTGAGGTTTCTTCAATTCCTATTATAAATGCTGGAGATGGAGCTAATCAGCATCCGTCGCAAACAATGCTCGATCTTTACTCTATATATAAGACTCAAGGGACATTAGAGAATCTAAACATTACAATGGTGGGAGATCTAAAATACGGAAGAACCGTACACTCTTTACTTATGGCAATGTCACACTTCAAACCTACGTTTCACTTCGTAGCCCCTGAGGAACTGAAAATGCCGGAAGAATATAAAATATATTGCGATAAATTAGGAATACCTTATCAAGAGCACCAAGATTTCACAGAAGAAGTCATCAATCAAGCGGATATATTATACATGACACGTGTGCAACGAGAACGTTTTACCGATCTCATGGAATATGAAAAAGTAAAAAATGTATATACACTACATAATCAAATGTTGGAAAACAGCAAACCGAACTTACGAATACTGCACCCGCTTCCTCGTGTAAACGAAATAGCATACGACGTAGATGATAATCCGAAAGCCTATTATTTCGAGCAAGCTAAAAACGGATTATATGCCCGTCAAGCTATTATATGCAAAGTATTAGGTATCGAAATTTAA
- the glyA gene encoding serine hydroxymethyltransferase: MKRDNAIFDIIEQEHQRQLKGIELIASENFVSDQVMQAMGSCLTNKYAEGYPGKRYYGGCEVIDQSEQIAIDRIKEIFGAEWANVQPHSGAQANMAVFMAVLNPGDKFLGLNLSHGGHLSHGSPVNFSGLMFQPLEYGVKEDTGYVDYDMMEEVALRERPKLIIGGASAYSREWDYARMRKIADEIGAIFMIDMAHPAGLIAAGLLDNPLKYAHIVTSTTHKTLRGPRGGIILLGKDFDNPWGKTTPKGEIKKMSALLDSAVFPGVQGGPLEHVIAAKAVSFGEALQPEYKAYQMQVKKNAAVMAQAFMDKGYKIISNGTDNHCMLIDLRTKFPELTGKVAEKVLVEADITVNKNMVPFDSRSPFQTSGIRIGTPAITTRGAKEDLMLEIVEMIDTVLAHPEDGNIIKAVREKVNQTMKSYPIFAY, translated from the coding sequence ATGAAAAGAGACAATGCTATTTTCGACATTATCGAACAAGAACATCAAAGGCAACTGAAGGGAATAGAACTCATCGCTTCAGAGAATTTTGTAAGTGATCAAGTAATGCAAGCTATGGGATCTTGCCTAACCAACAAATATGCAGAAGGATATCCCGGAAAGAGATATTACGGCGGATGTGAGGTAATAGACCAAAGTGAACAAATCGCAATAGACAGAATCAAAGAAATTTTCGGAGCAGAATGGGCTAATGTGCAACCGCATTCCGGAGCACAGGCCAATATGGCTGTTTTCATGGCAGTGTTGAATCCCGGAGATAAGTTCCTCGGGTTAAATTTATCTCACGGAGGGCATTTATCTCATGGTTCACCTGTTAACTTTTCAGGGCTGATGTTCCAGCCACTGGAATACGGTGTAAAAGAAGATACCGGATATGTGGATTACGATATGATGGAAGAAGTCGCCCTTCGTGAACGTCCGAAATTAATCATCGGTGGAGCTTCGGCTTATTCTCGCGAATGGGATTATGCTCGCATGCGCAAAATCGCAGATGAAATAGGAGCTATTTTCATGATAGACATGGCTCATCCTGCAGGACTTATTGCTGCCGGATTATTGGATAATCCGTTAAAATATGCACACATAGTAACCTCTACGACTCATAAAACCTTGCGTGGACCTCGTGGCGGAATCATTTTATTAGGAAAAGATTTTGACAATCCTTGGGGAAAAACAACTCCTAAAGGAGAAATCAAGAAAATGTCAGCGCTTCTTGATTCTGCAGTATTCCCCGGAGTGCAAGGTGGACCGTTGGAACACGTTATTGCAGCTAAAGCCGTTTCATTCGGAGAAGCATTGCAACCAGAATATAAAGCTTATCAGATGCAAGTCAAGAAAAATGCCGCAGTTATGGCTCAAGCGTTTATGGATAAGGGATACAAGATTATTTCAAACGGAACGGATAATCATTGCATGCTGATTGATCTCCGTACAAAATTCCCTGAACTTACCGGTAAAGTTGCCGAGAAAGTTCTGGTCGAAGCAGATATTACCGTAAATAAAAATATGGTTCCTTTCGACAGCCGTTCACCATTCCAGACATCCGGTATTCGTATAGGAACTCCGGCGATTACGACACGAGGAGCAAAAGAAGATCTCATGCTCGAAATCGTTGAAATGATAGATACTGTTTTAGCTCATCCTGAAGATGGAAACATTATTAAAGCCGTTCGTGAAAAAGTGAACCAAACAATGAAATCATATCCCATCTTCGCTTATTAA